AGCTTGATCCAACATCAAAGCACCCACTGGTAATTGCAATATCAAAGCCTGCAGTAACTGATTCCATTACGCAGTGAGAAGAAATCACGAAACCAAAGTGTTTCTGGCTCCTTTTTCACACTAGGGTGGCACACATCACAGAATTGGGACTACGGAGTAGATCGTTTCGTTAGTACCTTGGAGATCAGGGATGGACTGGGAGTGGCGGAAAAGGAGCAGCTGCGAGtagccggaggcggaggcggtggagcgAAGGAACCCCAGGAGGTTGGGCGCCCCCCTCGCGAGCAGGAAGGAGaggtcggccatggcgccgcgcAGCCCCGTGTGCCGCGCCAACGTGCTCTCCCGGTACAGCCGCCACCGCACATGCGCCCCCGCCAGCTCGCCGTCTCCGCAGCTGCTCCCCTCCAGCTGCAGCGACGATCCttccccgccgcgcgccgtaACCTCCATCCGGCTCATCCCCAGCATCCCACGAGCAAATAGGAGAGGAACCATTGGCGGAGCACTCTGGTCCGGCTCAGTTGAGTCGAGCTGCTCCTGGTTCAGGCCCTAGCGGCCGCCGCTCTGCCGTGGCCGACCGcggcaccgccggcgccgccgctacGATTGTGCTCTCGCGCGCCGTAATTCGTCTGCCGCCaatcgccgccggccgcaccGATTCTACCCGAACCGCACGCACACGATTTGGGGGTGGTGGGAGGGGTGGTCGTGTGTAAGATTTACGGAGGAACGGCGGTCGTGGCCTCGTGGGGTAAGATTTACGGAGGAACGGTggtcgtaaaaaaaaaagttacgtGCGGGTTCAGGAAAATTAGGTCTGCTTCGCGCTGTAATCCGGCTAGTTGGACCCACCGGGCTGCAGAATAGTTATTCTACACCGCGAGTTtctatatatagatatatatacatatatatacatatacatatatgtaaAATATTCATTTGTGTGTACAATGTTACAATTGTACACACAAATGAATATTTTAGTaagataaaaaatatattcataaATCTTAGTAATGGAAAGTAAGCCACGTATGGAAgaagcatgttagcttgcagTGACAATGTCGTCCGTAAAATAATAGGAAAAATGGAGTACCGGAAAAACCAAATATGTACTcactctgattctaaattcttgattcaaatttgtccaaatatgaatgtatgtattcttaaaaaacgtctagatacacgtaatatttcgacaataatttaggatcggagagagtagataCGAGGACAACAAGCACATAACCTTCttctgttaaaaaaaactgttcaaAAAAAAGCACATAACCTTCTTTATGACGATAATTTTTCAATTTAAAAGGGATACCATTGTAGTGAGAGGTTAAGAATGATGCAACGAACGCAACGTAATGGGACTAGAAGTTGATTGACAAAAActcaaagcaaaacaaacCATGACTGGTATAAAGCTACCAAGCAAGAGCGCTCCAAAATCAGAAAGCATGTCCTTcctacacaaaaaaaatagagaattGGATATTGACATTATATAAACACAAATGACCCATCAAGttacagaaaacaaaaggtaaCCCATCAATCCTACTGCATTCcactaaaaaaatgtatagtCAGCTGCTAATGTTAGTAATAGCTTGCATGATCTTCTACGTACGGTAACATCGAAACCAACATTAAGGTATTTTTCTATTAGCATTTAACCGAGTGCTAGCATTCATAAAAGTTCCATGTAGAGCACACTAACAACCTTTAGTGTAGTATTAATTCATAAACAAGCATGGCTGGACCGTCTCAGCCATCGTTGTTTCTCCCTCACAAACGATATAACTCTACAACTCAAAGCCGGAGAGTCCTTTTCTGTCtcgcgttttttttttctggatcaGCTAGGTGTACCGGGGGTGCGGTGAGACCTGTTCTCTGATTTGTGGGCCTTCGTTGTTGT
The Brachypodium distachyon strain Bd21 chromosome 2, Brachypodium_distachyon_v3.0, whole genome shotgun sequence genome window above contains:
- the LOC104582581 gene encoding uncharacterized protein LOC104582581, whose amino-acid sequence is MVPLLFARGMLGMSRMEVTARGGEGSSLQLEGSSCGDGELAGAHVRWRLYRESTLARHTGLRGAMADLSFLLARGAPNLLGFLRSTASASGYSQLLLFRHSQSIPDLQGQPRSVVLSMDLTMGMKCEVVEGWKICKSGCSTLGGMDVPSHFINSRGSSSRIAWVSR